One genomic window of Arachis stenosperma cultivar V10309 chromosome 10, arast.V10309.gnm1.PFL2, whole genome shotgun sequence includes the following:
- the LOC130957342 gene encoding uncharacterized protein LOC130957342, with the protein MAVMVNLANTMEANAAATLQAVQRLGQPTGNGNGNGNGEGNTNDNGEGNGDNTGGIPMTLATFLKVHPPTFRGSTDPIEADHWFQAIERALQAQHVPLNQYVEFAAYQLAGEAQPWWQAECRLLQLQNADIPWEVFQTAFYKKYFPESAREAKEMELMQLKQGSMSVAEYTNKFDELCRFSRVCQGDPETFESWRCIKYRRGLKDNIMTAVAPMEIRVFSDLVNKARVVEEYAKTVAASKDTHGGSSSRGRGKYFHPRGQSFKRGGYTPQGQGGFRKNNQNQFQYAKGRGNQSKSSPDLVCDRCGRFHPYDSCKIGLGGCFKCGLPGHIARDCPRGRNQNAGQSQHQGRVFAVNAKDASKADPLMKGICLIGDKSLVALYDTGASYSFISFAKVEELGLKVSELPFDLHVHTPHQTIMTRSGCRQVGFKLEGRDFVHDLICLPMVGLEMILGFDWLSKNRILLDCFERTIRFMPEGENGAVVATGYYLNSVMMHYSGEECQGYILLAANALGDAQNIDQIPVVRDFPEVFPEDIPEFPPQREIEFAIELVPGAGPVSIAPYRMAPIELAELKTQLEELLNKRFIRPSVSPWGAPVLLVKKKDGGMRLCVDYRQLNKVTVKNKYPLPRIDDLMDQLQGAGVFSKIDLRSGYHQIRVKEDDIPKTAFRTRYGHYEFAVMSFGLTNAPAIFMDYMNRVFRPFLDKFVVVFIDDILVYSKTVKEHEEHLRIVLQILKERKLYAKLSKCEFWKEEVKFLGHVVSKGGIAVDPSKVEAVMEWERPTTVTEVRSFLGLAGYYRRFIEGFSRIALPMTKLTRKEVSFEWTSEC; encoded by the coding sequence ATGGCGGTGATGGTGAATCTCGCTAACACCATGGAAGCTAATGCTGCTGCGACTCTGCAAGCAGTGCAAAGATTGGGCCAACCGACTGGGAATGGCAACGGAAATGGGAATGGCGAAGGGAATACCAATGATAATGGTGAGGGTAACGGCGATAACACAGGAGGAATTCCGATGACCTTGGCGACGTTCCTCAAGGTTCATCCGCCAACTTTCCGAGGATCCACAGATCCTATTGAAGCGGACCACTGGTTCCAGGCTATAGAGCGTGCTTTACAGGCGCAGCATGTTCCTCTCAATCAATATGTAGAGTTTGCCGCTTATCAGCTAGCGGGAGAGGCCCAGCCCTGGTGGCAAGCTGAGTGTCGTTTGCTACAGCTTCAGAACGCTGACATTCCATGGGAGGTGTTCCAAACGGCTTTCTACAAGAAATACTTTCCTGAGTCTGCAAGGGAAGCAAAGGAGATGGAGCTAatgcagctgaagcaaggttCCATGTCGGTGGCAGAGTACACCAATAAGTTTGACGAGCTTTGTAGGTTTTCTCGGGTATGTCAGGGTGACCCGGAGACTTTCGAGAGCTGGAGGTGCATTAAGTACCGAAGGGGCTTGAAGGACAACATTATGACTGCTGTGGCTCCTATGGAGATCCGTGTCTTCTCCGACTTGGTGAACAAAGCAAGGGTAGTGGAGGAGTATGCCAAGACAGTGGCGGCATCTAAGGACACTCATGGAGGGAGCTCTAGTCGTGGGCGTGGCAAGTATTTTCATCCTAGAGGACAAAGCTTCAAAAGAGGGGGATATACTCCTCAAGGCCAAGGGGGCTTCAGAAAGAACAATCAGAATCAGTTTCAGTATGCTAAAGGAAGAGGAAATCAGAGTAAGAGTTCTCCGGATTTAGTTTGTGATCGTTGTGGACGTTTTCACCCTTATGACTCATGTAAGATTGGTTTAGGTGGTTGCTTCAAGTGTGGGTTACCTGGCCACATTGCGAGGGATTGCCCTCGTGGGAGGAATCAGAATGCGGGCCAGAGTCAGCATCAAGGTCGAGTCTTTGCTGTGAATGCCAAGGATGCTTCCAAGGCGGATCCTTTGATGAAAGGTATATGTCTAATTGGTGATAAATCCTTAGTTGCATTATATGATACTGGAGCTTCGTATTCGTTTATTTCATTTGCTAAAGTTGAGGAATTAGGCTTGAAAGTATCAGAGTTACCTTTTGATCTACATGTACATACTCCGCATCAAACAATTATGACTAGGTCAGGCTGTAGACAAGTAGGCTTCAAGCTTGAGGGTAGAGACTTTGTACACGATTTGATCTGTTTACCAATGGTGGGGCTGGAGATGATTTTGGGGTTTGATTGGTTGTCGAAGAACCGGATTTTGTTGGATTGCTTTGAACGGACAATTCGGTTTATGCCTGAAGGAGAAAATGGAGCAGTGGTAGCTACAGGGTATTACCTGAACTCTGTAATGATGCATTATAGTGGGGAGGAGTGTCAGGGTTATATTCTGTTGGCTGCCAATGCGTTGGGCGATGCCCAGAACATAGATCAAATTCCGGTGGTTAGAGATTTTCCAGAAGTGTTCCCGGAAGATATCCCTGAGTTCCCACCTCAAAGGGAAATTGAGTTTGCGATTGAATTGGTACCGGGAGCTGGACCAGTATCGATTGCACCGTATAGAATGGCTCCTATAGAGCTGGCAGAGCTAAAGACTCAGTTGGAAGAGCTTCTGAATAAGAGGTTCATTCGACCGAGTGTATCACCGTGGGGAGCGCCAGTtttattggtgaagaagaaagatggaggGATGCGTTTGTGTGTGGATTACCGACAGTTAAATAAAGTGACAGTGAAGAACAAGTACCCGCTGCCAAGGATAGATGACTTGATGGATCAATTGCAAGGAGCTGGAGTGttttccaagattgatttgaGATCCGGTTACCACCAGATAAGAGTGAAGGAAGATGATATCCCTAAGACTGCGTTTAGGACACGCTATGGACACTACGAGTTTGCGGTAATGTCCTTTGGGTTAACGAATGCACCTGCTattttcatggattacatgaacagAGTGTTTCGTCCCTTTTTGGACAAATTCGTGGTGGTTTTCATAGATGACATCTTAGTTTACTCTAAGACGGTAAAGGAGCATGAAGAACACTTGAGGATTGTACTGCAAATCTTAAAGGAGCGGAAGTTATACGCTAAGTTGTCAAAGTGCGAGTTCTGGAAGGAGGAAGTAAAGTTCTTAggccacgtggtgagtaagGGAGGAATAGCTGTAGATCCTTCTAAAGTAGAAGCGGTGATGGAATGGGAAAGACCGACGACTGTGACGGAagtcagaagctttttgggttTAGCCGGATATTACCGGAGATTTATCGAAGGATTTTCCCGGATTGCGCTACCAATGACAAAGTTGACAAGGAAAGAAGTGTCGTTCGAGTGGACGTCGGAGTGCTAA